A single genomic interval of Penicillium psychrofluorescens genome assembly, chromosome: 2 harbors:
- a CDS encoding uncharacterized protein (ID:PFLUO_003578-T1.cds;~source:funannotate), translating into MDMEDFPNMPDAAKHAAFMKEALQMGEKALHSGETPVGCVLVYNDQIVAWGMNDTNRSLNGTRHAEFLAIAEMLQTYPRSALASTDLYVTVEPCVMCASALKQYRIRRVYFGCANERFGGTGGVLTLHSDPSIDPPYPVHGGLFQKEAIMLLRRFYIQENERAPNPRPKKNRELNTRFEDDENVLPA; encoded by the exons ATGGACATGGAGGACTTTCCCAACATGCCAGACGCCGCGAAACATGCCGCCTTCATGAAAGAGGCTTTGCAAATG GGCGAGAAAGCACTCCACTCCGGCGAAACCCCAGTGGGATGCGTGCTGGTCTACAACGATCAGATTGTAGCGTGGGGCATGAACGACACCAACCGATCCTTGAAT GGAACCAGACATGCCGAGTTtctcgccattgccgagatGCTCCAGACATATCCTAGGTCGGCATTGGCCTCCACCGACCTCTACGTGACCGTCGAGCCGTGTGTGATGTGTGCCTCGGCGCTGAAGCAGTACCGCATCCGCCGGGTGTATTTCGGCTGTGCCAATGAGCGGTTTGGCGGCACCGGCGGTGTGCTCACCTTGCATTCAGA TCCATCGATTGACCCTCCATATCCGGTGCATGGGGGTCTCTTCCAGAAAGAAGCCATCATGCTGCTCCGACGTTTCTACATACAAGAAAATGAGAGAG CACCTAATCCCCGACCCAAGAAGAATCGTGAGTTGAATACTAGATTCGAAGATGACGAAAACGTTCTGCCAGCCTGA
- a CDS encoding uncharacterized protein (ID:PFLUO_003579-T1.cds;~source:funannotate): MASEQAIVPPKRANTDYPLIDSDPHLRRVFGYARPSDYAVAGGMASVSPIAFWIMERVSPSYVGRGGFPPVMRLATAIGLVGGLHIFYQRSTQRFYGFTENSREVERDMREMVAKVKSGQPLYGTSSVSSYLQGVAARNSRYSELFVHIIPWFNLVNHDQHGIDTAKYYQQAERELEAERLGKGSA; this comes from the exons ATGGCTTCCGAGCAAGCAATTGTGCCGCCCAAGCGGGCCAATACGGATTATCCT TTGATTGACTCCGATCC GCATCTGCGACGAGTCTTCGGATATGCTCGGCCTTCCGATTATGCCGTCGCCGGAGGTATGGCCTCCGTTTCTCCCATTGCCTTCTGGATCATGGAGCGAGTGAGCCCATCCTACGTCGGCCGCGGGGGGTTCCCGCCGGTCATGCGATTGGCAACGGCAATTGGCTTGGTTGGCGGCCTTCACATCTTTTACCAGCGATCTACTC AACGCTTTTACGGATTCACCGAGAACTCGCGCGAGGTCGAGAGGGATATGCGTGAGATGGTTGCTAAGGTCAAGAGCGGTCAACCCCTGTACGGCACTTCGAGCGTGTCCTCCTATCTCCAGGGTGTGGCTGCCCGAAACTCCCGGTACTCGGAGTTGTTCGTACACATCATCCCGTGGTTCAACCTTGTCAACCACGACCAG CACGGTATCGACACGGCAAAATATTACCAGCAAGCTGAGCGGGAACTAGAAGCAGAGCGTCTGGGCAAGGGGTCTGCATGA
- a CDS encoding uncharacterized protein (ID:PFLUO_003580-T1.cds;~source:funannotate): MSPEPTADDLNDLFDYDIGLDEVVPDTNNTSKPSAPGDSAGLGLDEEVKVTKKRQPVAKLDEARLLSQPGIPKLRRAAKQKLRFRGKGHEFSDTARLLNFYQLWLDDLFPKAKFADGLAMIEKLGHSKRIQTMRREWINEEKPRLFDPSDDTPRASVPSADKSPNAATADQNDDPLPASNERPAPREQGSDDQNLFFSDSADAGPTVSHPEPEDDDLDDILREQEEESPADAGGPSGRSRDDFDAEYEAMQELGL; the protein is encoded by the exons ATGTCTCCAGAACCAACAGCAGACGATCTCAATGACCTCTTTGACTACGATATTGGCCTCGATGAGGTCGTTCCAGACACCAACAACACGTCCAAACCCTCGGCACCGGGAGACTCTGCCGGCCTAGGTCTCGACGAAGAGGTCAAGGTCACCAAGAAACGGCAACCTGTCGCCAAACTAGACGAAGCTCG TCTGCTCTCACAGCCCGGCATCCCAAAGCTGCGACGCGCCGCCAAGCAGAAACTGCGATTTAGAGGCAAAGGCCACGAG TTTTCGGACACGGCCCGCCTTCTGAACTTCTACCAACTCTGGCTGGACGACCTATTCCCAAAAGCGAAATTCGCCGATGGCCTGGCGATGATCGAAAAGCTGGGCCATTCCAAGCGTATCCAAACCATGCGACGGGAATGGATCAATGAAGAGAAGCCGAGGTTGTTCGATCCCTCCGACGACACGCCACGAGCCTCTGTTCCCAGCGCAGACAAGTCTCCCAACGCCGCTACAGCAGACCAGAATGATGACCCGCTCCCTGCCTCGAACGAACGACCAGCGCCCCGTGAACAAGGGTCTGACGACCAGAATTTGTTTTTCTCCGATAGTGCAGACGCAGGACCTACTGTCAGCCATCCTGAGCCTGAAGACGATGATCTCGATGATATTTTGAgggaacaagaggaagagagtcCTGCCGATGCTGGCGGGCCATCGGGGAGAAGTCGGGATGACTTTGACGCGGAATATGAAGCCATGCAGGAGCTGGGGTTGTAG
- a CDS encoding uncharacterized protein (ID:PFLUO_003581-T1.cds;~source:funannotate) — protein MPPKKASAAPKKAAAKATVTKSTTTTTTTTSRGRKTATTESKTVPKTTKPRATKSSTKEMSSTSKKRKADADEEKPREPKKSRVAQPREPKPKVVINKAPKDRLNVFVCGEGSSGELGLGAAKNVIDVKRPRLNQLLSAAQVGVVQIAVGGMHCIVLTHDNKILTWGVNDQGALGRDTAWEGGYKEIDDNSDSDSDDDDSGLNPRESTPTAIPSEVFPKGTVFVEVAAGDSSSFALTDDGQVFGWGTFRSNDGILGFDATHQVQKEPVLIPALKKIKHLACGANHVLALNDKGGVLSWGSGQQNQLGRRIVERNKLNGLQPREFGLPKNIVHIGCGSYHAFAVDTSGKVYAWGLNSFGATAIREGAGESEAAIVHPTVVKALSGRNVEQISGGSHHSIARTTNGECLVWGRLDGYQSGLKVDALPDDAVIKDERNRPRILIEPTPIPSIKAKVVAAASDHSLAIDADGRAWSWGFSATYQTGQGTQDDIEVATVIDNTATRGKKLNWAGAGGQFSVFTEVATL, from the exons ATGCCCCCTAAGAAGGCTTCTGCCGCGCCCAAGAAGGCTGCGGCCAAGGCGACGGTGACCAAGTCTACtaccactaccaccaccaccacctctcgCGGCCGCAAGACCGCTACAACAGAATCCAAGACCGTACCCAAAACTACCAAGCCGCGTGCTACCAAGTCCTCCACGAAGGAAATGTCTTCGAcctcgaagaagcgcaaggccgacgccgacgaggagaagccgcGCGAGCCCAAGAAATCGCGTGTTGCCCAGCCGCGTGAGCCCAAGCCGAAGGTCGTCATCAATAAAGCTCCCAAGGACCGCCTGAATGTCTTCGTCTGTGGTGAGGGTAGCTCCGGTGAGCTTGGTTTGGGCGCCGCGAAGAATGTCATCGACGTCAAGCGCCCGCGTCTCAATCAGCTTCTGTCTGCGGCGCAGGTTGGCGTCGTTCAGATCGCCGTCGGTGGCATGCACTGTATTGTCCTCACGCACGACAACAAAATCCTCACCTGGGGCGTCAATGACCAGGGTGCGCTGGGACGGGACACCGCTTGGGAGGGTGGTTACAAGGAAATTGACGACAACAGTGACTCGGATTCGGACGACGATGACAGCGGGCTGAACCCCCGCGAGTCTACACCGACGGCTATCCCCTCGGAAGTCTTCCCCAAGGGCACCGTCTTCGTCGAGGTCGCTGCGGGCGACAGCTCGAGCTTTGCTCTTACGGATGATGGCCAGGTCTTTGGTTGGGGTACCTTCCGG AGCAACGATGGAATCCTGGGATTCGACGCGACTCACCAGGTCCAGAAGGAGCCGGTTCTGATCCCCGCTctcaagaagatcaagcaCTTGGCTTGTGGTGCCAACCATGTTCTCGCCCTAAACGATAAGGGAGGCGTCCTCTCCTGGGGCTCCGGGCAGCAGAACCAGCTAGGCCGCCGGATTGTGGAACGCAACAAGCTGAATGGCCTGCAACCGCGGGAGTTCGGTCTTCCCAAGAATATCGTGCACATCGGCTGTGGATCCTACCACGCCTTCGCCGTCGACACATCCGGGAAGGTTTATGCCTGGGGACTCAACAGCTTTGGTGCAACCGCCATCCGTGAGGGTGCTGGCGAGAGTGAGGCGGCCATTGTGCACCCGACCGTTGTCAAGGCACTCTCGGGCCGAAACGTGGAGCAAATCTCCGGCGGTTCTCACCATTCCATTGCACGCACCACCAATGGTGAGTGTCTGGTTTGGGGCCGCCTGGATGGTTACCAGAGTGGCTTGAAGGTCGATGCGCTCCCCGACGATGCGGTCATCAAGGACGAGCGCAACCGCCCGCGCATTCTGATCGAGCCCACCCCCATCCCTAGTATCAAGGCTAAGGTGGTTGCGGCCGCTTCGGACCACTCGCTTGCCATTGACGCGGACGGCCGTGCCTGGTCCTGGGGATTCTCGGCCACGTATCAGACCGGCCAGGGCACCCAGGATGATATCGAAGTGGCCACCGTCATTGACAACACGGCCACTCGCGGCAAGAAGCTGAACTGGGCTGGTGCCGGCGGCCAGTTCTCTGTCTTCACTGAAGTTGCCACCCTGTGA